The Flammeovirga agarivorans genome has a window encoding:
- a CDS encoding arylsulfatase produces the protein MKSLHYFYVLMMVMITHQNIAQEKPNVILIFMDNYGWGEPGCYGGGILRGAPSPNIDRLAEQGMKLLNFNVEAQCTPSRAAILTGRYAIRTGNSSVPIESPVYGLTQWEYTMAEMFGDAGYSTGIFGKWHLGHTEGRFPTDQGFDEWYGIPNSSDECAWADDSRFRENVHPFAVPEYVMEGIKGQSPKKIKVYNTEARREIDGEVTLKAKEFMERKSKDQQPFFLFIPYTQTHMPVIPSEKFKGKSGNGDFADVLIQTDYYVGELMQKADDLGIAENTIFIFTSDNGPDPTTPHSSFAGPWSGSYFTGKEGSLRVPFIIRWPNKIKKGSANNEIVHEMDLLPTFSNIIQQQLPSDRIIDGIDQTDFFLGKQDSSNRESVIVYVGDELYGVKWRNYKMMSKEIDKAFADPTRTYGVPLMYDLHIDPKEENPLNAQWYHNTWIRWPAGEVLVNHLNTLKEEPPIKPGTLDPYLPSK, from the coding sequence ATGAAATCACTACACTATTTTTATGTTTTGATGATGGTAATGATCACTCATCAAAACATAGCACAAGAAAAACCCAATGTTATTTTAATTTTTATGGACAACTACGGATGGGGAGAACCCGGTTGTTACGGAGGTGGAATTCTAAGAGGTGCGCCGAGTCCAAATATTGACCGGCTTGCTGAACAAGGAATGAAACTACTTAATTTTAATGTAGAAGCTCAATGTACCCCAAGTAGAGCGGCTATTTTAACAGGTAGATATGCCATTAGAACTGGTAATTCTAGCGTTCCTATAGAATCTCCTGTATATGGATTAACACAATGGGAATATACAATGGCAGAAATGTTTGGAGATGCTGGGTATTCTACAGGAATTTTTGGTAAATGGCACCTTGGGCATACCGAAGGACGGTTTCCTACCGACCAAGGCTTTGATGAATGGTATGGCATTCCAAACTCAAGTGATGAATGTGCGTGGGCTGATGACAGTCGTTTTCGGGAAAACGTCCACCCATTTGCTGTTCCTGAATATGTAATGGAAGGCATAAAAGGACAATCTCCCAAAAAGATTAAAGTCTATAATACAGAGGCTAGGCGAGAAATAGATGGAGAGGTTACTCTAAAAGCAAAGGAGTTTATGGAAAGAAAATCTAAAGATCAGCAACCTTTCTTTTTATTCATTCCATACACTCAAACACATATGCCCGTAATCCCTTCAGAAAAGTTCAAAGGTAAATCTGGAAATGGTGATTTCGCTGATGTATTGATACAAACAGACTATTATGTTGGCGAGTTAATGCAAAAAGCAGATGATTTGGGAATAGCTGAAAATACTATCTTCATTTTCACATCAGATAACGGTCCAGATCCTACCACACCACATTCCAGTTTTGCAGGACCTTGGAGTGGTTCATACTTCACTGGCAAAGAAGGGTCACTAAGAGTACCATTTATAATAAGATGGCCAAATAAGATAAAAAAAGGTAGTGCAAATAATGAAATTGTTCATGAAATGGACCTTCTACCAACATTTTCCAATATCATCCAACAACAGTTGCCTTCTGATCGAATAATAGATGGCATAGATCAAACTGATTTTTTCTTAGGAAAGCAGGATTCATCAAACCGAGAGTCAGTAATTGTATATGTTGGAGATGAGCTTTATGGAGTAAAATGGAGAAATTATAAGATGATGAGTAAGGAAATCGATAAAGCCTTTGCTGACCCTACTAGAACATATGGTGTACCTTTAATGTATGATCTACATATAGACCCAAAAGAAGAGAACCCACTCAACGCTCAATGGTATCATAATACATGGATCCGTTGGCCTGCAGGTGAAGTATTGGTCAATCATCTAAATACATTAAAAGAAGAACCCCCAATTAAACCAGGAACTCTGGATCCTTACCTACCAAGTAAATAA
- a CDS encoding FUSC family protein produces MKKEKIYLGGLFALIVTLLLYVQNALNLPHTEWGLLSLPLLFIPSKQHYIQKSFERILGTLIGIVIILSLSLIHSPFIYFSLLALVVISLGHLSIKYRKHFYVFFMVNITLGIFGLGKFALADSMGAIKEMQSRVVEISLAAILVIVIVYIFMKLKKGYIDIEQPPRKVEEVSHLQFFLRGVIAFSSFLMIYYLFDNIMLQGGATMLTILLASSSIHKNPVPEIVMNLKIIVLAFLTVFLLKSAFPVNLLETPIAYTFIGTFFGVIMYQSLNDIKRSMFYRLYLVITTVVYAISSLSTSQPLSFGMVMGVFVFGIIMLFVGHHISQYVHQKIENKLQ; encoded by the coding sequence ATGAAAAAAGAAAAAATCTATCTCGGTGGCTTATTTGCTCTTATTGTAACCTTATTATTATATGTACAGAACGCCTTAAATTTACCTCATACAGAGTGGGGGTTATTGTCATTACCCTTATTATTTATCCCTTCTAAGCAACATTATATTCAGAAAAGTTTCGAGAGAATACTAGGAACATTAATAGGGATAGTCATTATACTCAGCTTGTCTCTAATTCATAGTCCATTTATCTATTTCTCTCTATTGGCATTAGTTGTCATTAGTTTAGGCCATTTATCAATAAAATATCGAAAGCATTTTTATGTGTTCTTTATGGTCAATATAACCTTAGGGATTTTTGGTCTAGGAAAGTTTGCTTTGGCAGATAGTATGGGAGCGATAAAAGAAATGCAATCAAGAGTTGTTGAAATATCATTAGCGGCAATTTTAGTCATTGTTATCGTTTATATTTTTATGAAATTGAAGAAGGGATATATTGATATAGAACAACCTCCAAGAAAAGTAGAGGAAGTATCGCACTTACAATTTTTCTTAAGAGGAGTAATTGCATTTTCTTCATTTTTAATGATTTACTATTTATTCGATAATATCATGTTACAAGGAGGGGCAACAATGCTGACGATTTTACTAGCTTCTTCATCAATTCACAAAAATCCCGTTCCAGAAATAGTTATGAATCTCAAGATTATTGTGTTGGCTTTTCTTACTGTTTTCCTTCTAAAATCTGCATTTCCGGTCAACCTATTAGAAACACCTATAGCCTATACATTTATAGGAACCTTTTTCGGAGTGATTATGTATCAATCTTTAAATGATATAAAACGAAGTATGTTCTACCGCTTATACCTTGTGATTACGACAGTGGTGTATGCCATTTCATCGTTAAGTACTAGTCAACCTTTATCTTT